In Lytechinus pictus isolate F3 Inbred chromosome 17, Lp3.0, whole genome shotgun sequence, the genomic window gacaaataataatatatcgtgattgtaattttttgttcatatttctAGCTGCAGAATCACTATTGACTGAcgaaatgatgatgacaaagacGGGAGAAACGAGCACAGCAGACCTGGTGACCACTGATACGCCCTCAAGGACAACACATCTAGCGGAATCCCTTGAAAGTCcatccggtgagatgaaaacgTCATAGTTTTAGAAGATCGAGGCCTTCAAATGAGATCCGGTTCCCGTCATATAGAGTGTTGTGATAGATCAAACTTAAACTCCAACCGAGAAAGTGGGAAGTTCATATCAAGAATGATATTTTTTGTGTCATTCTAGGCCTAAATAAATTCTTTATGTAAATACTTATGTAAGGATAATATGTAGTCATTATTTTAACTTTCTTATGGCGTATATTTATTATCTTAGGTTGTATAGAATATTTATGTGAGAACGGCTGGTGTTTGGAGACTATGGAGAGCTACAAATGTTACTGTTTTGCTGGATTCCACGGGACCCATTGCAATGAACGTgaggaaaaattatatttcaattcaattaaacatttatttcttcCGATTGACATTACGCAGGTTACATCCAATttcatattatgaaataaatcaatactaCTGTATAGTAATATAACAATGTATGTAATTAAGTTTCTATGTACATGGAAGGAGGTGTAAAAAAAACGCAGAAGGCAGCAGGTGCTTGACTGTGCCGGGATAGGCCTACGCCTGTAAAAATATACAACTAAACAACGAATACAAAAAGAAAGGGCTAATACATAGAAGGTAAAGAAATAgaagagaggggaagaaaagagCTATAGAAGCGAGcatgaagtagaagaagaagaacggGCATGAATTACTTCGCATGATACAAgatgaatatacatgaataaaatagtacAACAGGCATTTATGATACAAAGTAGCAACACGAAGATCGAGTAATCTACAAAGTACGAATCATGCCGCACCATAAATTAAGGCTTGCCGTATTATTACGTTGGCTCGCAAAACAATGACAATAAAAGCAAGAAAACTTTacggacattttttttggggggtatgaAACACCCTTGGTAGTAATTCCAAGTTGCATAGCTAATCATAACACCATTCAGGAAAATTAATTATCCGTACCCGTATTTGCACAGCTGTAAAACATTCAAGCTGACAATGTCAATATGCTCCATTCCCACAATACCTCAAAATTTAGATAAGCAAAGAATCTCTTTACAATTGGTTGAACTTTTTAGTATTTTAGAGACATTTACGTTAATTGCAATTGAATGACCTATACCAAATTAATGCATTATTAGTTCAGTAATCGTTGAAAAAATCATTGTCTTCTAATTTTGCATGATTCCTGGGGTTCTCGTTTTGTAAAACAAATCGTCAAGACACACAAACATTCACATGAACGACCCAACAAACACGTATGCAAAAACACACACCCATACTCTCACCCTCACAGACAAACGCACTTACACATGCAgtacaaacattatttttgcaattttaattGTAAGTGAGCCAGTGGACGTGAGGTTGTGCTTGTGTGGGTGTGGCCAATATAAGagttcatgtaggcctattactgATCTATCAAGATGGCTGGTAACCAtaacctggggggtgtttcataaagctgttcgtaagatacgaatgactttacgcacgacttgtgatcctttcttgtgctatgtgatatccctatatGTAATTGAgctatgacctaagaacatgttcaaGTCGTGCGTAAAAtcgttcgtaactttacgaacggctttatgaaacagccaccaggggcggatccaggaatttTCAAAGCATTTACCcgaagaaaatttgacaagaaacaaagaaaaaggcaACACTTGTGTATGAAGGACATAttgcaattaaaaatatatgctgtgactttcaagggggggggggcacgagccggatgtgccccctccccctggatccgtcaGTGACCGAAACATTTGATGACAGGAATTAATGTGGGGTTtccttcgattttttttttccaggtacAGCAGATAATTCGAGCTGTCAAGATATTTTCGGATGGTATGAAGGCAATctttattgttactttgatgAGAGAGTCAACTTTTCTCGAGCACTGACGAACTGTCGGAACATCAACTGGAAAGATCAGGAAGACGATCATTCTCCTGGTTTTTCCGATCTAGTGTCCATTCACAGTGATGGGGAGACGAACATTATTTTGGACTTGTGCAAAGGAAAAGTAAGTACAATACGCCCCTGAAATAATTGTTAGGCTCATTTCAAGATAATTTGAATTGTGGGCGCGCCGTGGTCGAGTGGTTCTGACTCtagcctttcaaacagagggtcgtgggttcgaatcctagccatggcgtgttttccttcagcaagacacTATGCTCCAATCGACCCTTGCGAGGTGAATGGGtccccggcaggattaattcattgaatgcacgagcactgaaaggcagctcgaacTAAATCcggtgtaataataatagtaacaatacTAACAGTAATAGtaagaatagatagatagatggcgctatacaaaatgcatattatcattattattgtatttgtatGTATTTCCTGTCTATCTCATGTGTATTCGGGAGTCGTAACGTTTAATCATATTGatagaaaaatttgaattgaattcattagATTTCCATTAGTATTTTTAAACAAAGTCAAAGTTTGTGGTGTGTATTGACCATCAACCAATCCCGTAGCACCCTCCGGAAGCAATTGCGTTTGACGCACCcccacaggggccgcggaagcggggggctgggggggcttcagcccccccccccaacttttttttccaaaaccgtgtacaaaaacgtaaaaatgaccataggattgtgattttttgcatgatcagccccccacttttggctcagccccccactttgaaaaccgttccgcggcccctgcggcccaaacaacaacaaacaaacgcaAGTTACAAATGTGTATGGTCTGCATTGACCATCAACCAATCCCGTATGGCCCTTTGGAAGTAATTCCGTTTGAGGCAcccccaacaacaacaaacaaacgcaCGTTAAAAATGTGCCCgtctgattggttgataatcCCGCTGCGATTCGTTTTAGGAGTTGTGTTAGATTGCAATTCTTCTGCAACGTGCCAATGGCGcgtgggtgtttcacaaagctagGTTTAAGTTtcgagtgactttaagaactacgggtgatcctttcttaaaggacaagtccaccccaacaaaaagttgatttgaaaaaaaggagaaaaatccaacaagcaaaacactgaaaacttcatcaaaattggatgtaaaataagaaagttatgacatttcaaagtttcgcttaatttcacaaaacagttatatgcacatcctcgtaggtatgcaaattggcagactgatgacgtcatccactcactatttcttttgtattttattaaatgaaatatgaaatattcttattttctcctccttgtcaagtgaaacaaagttttatttctccctgaacatgtagaattaccattattttaacagtttatggttaagttaagttggtcctttcttgtcaaatctgtgtaaaaattgaaatatgtttgtttgatttttctctatcgactcaaatcaacaatttttttggggtggacttgacctttaagaatattttgtgaacttcATACTTATCCACGGTAGTGTTGATTAtttaaaagtcaatatttaattttgtatatagtgtatatacatttgtgttacagtgtttatatctttataaatttataggattttgctgattattttactctacttatatcatattacccgTGTATAAgattttgatagggggtctacatcttacaagctttgcttttcagtaggcccctccacttttttcatttcattgtaaaaatgatttattacgaAATGTACTTTGAggatttgtggaatatgaatatatcaattaaatataacaaaataaataaaataaaataagtagcAAATCAACTCCAAGGGAAATCTTGTGTTGTATCACgtaccacaagaaaggaccCCCAGTCGTCGTTAAGTCGCTAGTAACCTACgaacactttatgaaacacacaacaGATGCCTAGGGTATACAGAGTATGCAAAATCGAAATGATATCACATTGCGTTTTTTCTAATGTAAAATTATGAATGTTCTGTTATGATGCATTTGTCATAGAGTGTGTAAATCAATATGCGTTTTCAATGCCTCGGCTCAGAATAAGTGATCAGAAATTGAACAAGAAAAGCGTTGTGTTAATCCCCTTTTTTGTTGCTCATCTGAATTTGCTTGAAGAAAGGCTAGGTGTGATGGGAGTCCTgatcattatttctttcttaaaaaggtaaaaaaaaattatgcttgAAGAGTAAATTGGTCAGTCTGTTGGCCGCCTTCCCTACGCAATCTCGAATCCGACATTTTGTAGGCCTACGTCAATGCAAATTTCTTCTATATATAGGCTTGCCAAAATCAGAATCAATGGATAGGACTTTATCAACCAACCCCAGAAGGTGCCTTTGAATGGTCGGATGGAACGGAGGTGAACTACACTGCATGGTTTCCTTTGCAACCGGATAATAACATCCCTCATCTCCCAAATTCTTCAGAAGACTGTGCTTATATTTGGAAGAAGAAATATCTCACTTCTTCTAGTGAGCCCAAATCCTTGAACGACTCCGCTGTAAAATTCACGAAGCAATATATAGGACCAGGAAAGTGGAACGATAACGAATGTTCCGCTACTATGGCCTACGTTTGCAAGATAACCTTCCTATGTCCTAGGCCTTGGGTGTTTTTCCAGGGTAATTGTTATCGTTATTATCATGGGGAGCACGTCAGCTTTACTCAAGCCGTGACGAATTGCAGGAACACTGACAAGTCCAAAGGCCAACCTGATCTCGTATCTATCCACAGCGACGAGGAAATGAACTTCGTTGCCAGTCTCTGTATAAAGGTAACTTTACATGAtaggggggcacttccattgacgagtggataccatgcgcgaccatggggtctcgaaaagcaccctagattaaacaagtattttccatgaaaatgcaccccttaacaagtattggcgtatgaaaccctacccttaataaGTTTTGGAagcaaaacgatacccttggcaagtattctctgaattgaacccctaaacaagtcccgggggggggggcacttacattgacgagtggataccatgcgcgaccaaaaagacacgtaaaaatatgtctttttcaagataataaCGGTGTCAAAAACATTATAAtggaaaaagggtatctatttcgccaggaaagctacgtgtttagaatttgcgagggtataaaaatcaagactaaaatgttttataaaggatgtactctTTGCTCCAGGAGTCaatactacgtgtttagagtatatGATTTGCGTGAGTTGGGCTgttctaaacccaatgatgtaggtaaaggtaaaaccgacgaccgacgtccgtgacataccGCTGTACTTGTTTATGGGTTCAAATCAGGGAATACTTCCCAATAGTATCGcattgtttccaatacttgttaagggtagggtttcacacgccaatacttgttaagggtgcaatttcagaatatggaaaatacgtgtttagggtgctttttgagatctcatggtcgcgcatggtatccactcgtgaatggaagtgcccccccccccccgggaaacaagtacagcgatattttaattgttacatGTCACGGACTTCGGTCGTGGGTTTCACCTTTagctacatcattgggtttagtacggccccacctcccatacctcgtgcaaatcggactctaaacacgtagtattGACTGTTgggcaaaagtacatcctttattaaagattttagtcttttttataccctcgaaaaatttgaccataaacacgtagctttccgaGCTAAATAGATACCCCTTTTCATTATtgtagtgtttttgacaccacgttacgtacgtaacgtgccctgtcttgaaaaggacatcctttttacgtgtttttttttgggtcacgcatggtatccactcgtcaatacAAGTGCCCCCGGAATATGATCCAATAACCTTTAAGTTTATGTCCACTTCTTAGAAGTACAATGACTTTGTCGTCATGGTGACATAAGATAGTTTGCCAAGTCGACTACTAGAAAGTTTCATAACTCGGATGCAGATCAAGCATGGTCCATTAGGTGGAAGGATAGTGAAACATTTCCTCAACACTTTCCGCGATCGGCTGTTCGAAGAAGAGCTGTTAGCTTTATGTTTacaaaattatgtatttcataagGACTAAAAGATGGTACAAGCGCAAAGCGCTATTAGACCTGAAAAAAAGggaacattcctttttttttaatcatgagcATGGTGCTTATCCATCAGCGTCAGCCGAAATTTTCTGTATAGTGACCTGAAAAATGTTGGTATCAATAACGCATAAAGCATTTTAACTTATTTGATGCAAGATAAAAGAGTGATTGGGAAGAAAATGCCTCGGTCAAGGGCCATAcagggaatcgaaccccggactttcatgATGTAGTCAGGTGCCTTAGACATCTGCCACGGCACTTTGCCACCTCGTATTAAAGGGAATCGATTGATGCAAGCGCAAAAAGCAAGCTGAAATTAtttatactgacctgaaaaggggACAATTAACGGGATTAAGGACtgtttgtaatcataaacatgattCATATCGTAGACAGCGGGGGTGGGAGTGCATCCCCAATTTTCTGAGAGGGGGATGCGGTGTGCAATCATCTCCCAGGTTTCAAGGTGGGGAAAACCCCCGATATTCTTTATATGATATGAAGTTATTATcagtatcataatcattataaatTTCATTGCTATTAGAACCACCATTAGTCCGGGAGCCAATTTTTATCTTCATATAGCAATAAAGTATGTATTCCCTTAGTAAGGAAACGCACGTCTGGCTGGTCGTTAGTGGTGGGTGTGGTCAGGAGGGcgttgaaaaagaaaaagaaaaaaaaataggctaGCCTAGCTGAAAAAGAAACATCATGAAATCGGTGGGACATTGTCTTGCTTATTATTAGGGTCATTGAAAAATAATGCCAGACATAACTGAAAAGTTTATCAATCTTAAGGGTTTGACCTTTATACTAGCGTAATGCAAAAGTAAAACAGCGATGTATTATCTACATGTGTTTAGTGTCACACTTCAGACCCGGCGTTTGTGTTGAGAACCCGATGCACCAAAACTTCTGCATGCAGATGCAGAAATGGGCTGCTGATTGGGTTTGGGTGAGAATGTTAGAGGGCAGGGGTTGAGGGGGAAGGGTCGGGGATGGAAGAACATAAGGGACATGgtatggttccatgacaattgctccgtcgacatttgctccgccgacaattgctacgcaaaatacgacaactgctccgccgacaattgctccggacagttgctccgccgacatttgctccgccgacaattgctacgcaaaatacgacaactgctccgccgacaattgctccggacagttgctccgccgacagttgctccgtcgacacttgctccgccgatatttgctccgtcgacacttgctccaccgatatttgctccgtcgacatctgctccgccgataattgctccgccgacatctgctccgattatacgacaattgctccgccgtcaTGTGCTCAGATAACAAAATTGCACGAACATCTTACAAATTGTTCtgttcttatttatttatttatttatttcattctcccccaatcatcacagctttctgcttaaaaaaaaaacaaattgttctccctgccgctgacacttgacaaattgtaacgcagattgtgaatctggatttttgttcatatattattatcattggtttcactccggtcttgagcggggagagaatgtgggggggggggggggtgctggacacaatatctcttctgctttccagcaacttatacaccatacattcgtGCGGGCtcccctctcctctctctcgttttgttctttcacgccatttattttcattatcagcattataatttttatcaatatttttattacgtcttgggccttatctacccttgcaccttttttctttcaatttgtttcaatgatcatcactggcgtacagatgggggaggggcgttctaggggtcacggatcccccATTCTCCCTATCAATGGAAAAAacgaataaaggaaaggaaaataaatgtcatccttgtctggccacctccattttttgttgttggctcattacgctactggtgagtcACTATAAAATtagacttcggttgtattttgttctattctgtgcaatagcgacaatataaatatattttgataaatgaatatatgtatgtatctctctcataacgtctaaacaaataaagttgtttttaaaagacaataatatatataccagtaatatatattattgtattttaaaaacaacattatttgtttagacgttatgagagagatacatacatatatccatttattaaaatatattcatattgtcGCTATTGTCCCTTTTCtggtaaatatatccaaaatattcaattagcGCATcatgctctcatttcttttacgagatatCTCCCCCCAGgtatgcttcatgtttacaataaaaaaaatgcgtaGAAATAGAAAGGGGAGATTTAtacgcattttttttaaattgtaaacatgaagcatacctcggggggggggggatctcgtaaaagaaatgagagtgcGATGCGctaattgaatattttaattatcctttttctatcagtgaagaatacaatcatgatcaacataaaacacaaaatcaactcactattatatatattatcatatttatctaaAAACCTACGGTGTATATGACATGATGTGGATGTGGAGACCAGAGCACTGTGTATACGAGAAgatatggaaaccagagtggaggggtgagtcgagaaggtgacacgacatgtagcctttcacaagttggtattttcgtgaatattaatttttacttactgaatgtcttggtcatgtttgtgagggacaaaatttgccgacagtaaacattttgcatgactacagtacaggttttcgacaaaTAAGTTGGGGtaccgttgaatttcacctggagcaaatatCTCCACTCCGGAGCATATTTAGCcagagcgattttgacgctaagaatggggtatATCTATGTTTTTTTGTACTGTCATAATTATTACAAGAGCAcgcgtattttttttcattttaatcaccagTCACGTAATAACACTTATATACACAAAATGCCACTCCCATGAAtaagaatatctatccctcctttgtgcttatccctcttattctatttctttctatgttatgtatcaggggccgaagccccccactttttttttccaaaaccgtgtacaaaaacgtaaaaaagatcatatgattgtgatttttagcatggtcagccccccattttgaaaaccgttccgcggcccctgtgtatgtCATGCAAGCATTGTTTAAATTTACTTtgcaatatattataatatacaaaaatggaaattGACGTCTTCAGCCTGTGCTACAATTGTTATGCGCATGAAAgtacgaataaataaataaataaatagtcgtcgcattatcggagcaatttacggcggagccattttcggcggagcagatgtcggtgGAGCAAATATTGACGGAGCAGATTTTGGCGGAGCAGATATCGGCggtggagcaaatatcggcggagcaattgtcgtataatcagagcagatgtcggcggagcaattttcggcggagcagatgtcgacggagcaaatatcggcggagcaagtgtcgacggagcaaatatcagcggagcaagtgtcgacggagcaactgtcggcggagcaactgtccggagcaattgtcggcggagcagttgtcgtattttgcgtagcaattgtcggcggagcagatgtcggcggagcaattgtcgggtcacccaTGGTATATCTAGCTTGATGGAGGGAGGGGGTCCTTAAAAAtgacaaaagcaaaaaaaaaactaacaccATTAGGAAATTAACCCCCTACGTTGGTCATATAATTACAATGGAAAGGGCCTAATCTTTTTGTCAACAAGGGGGTACTACACTGATCATGCAGCTGGGATTTGGTATCTGTATTTTTCTCCCTTGACCCCCTGCTAAAACCTATTTGTTTTCGTTTCAATATCATGCGATTGATCATAGAGACCGCTATAGGACTCCGACATAGGTTGTCGGTCTTACGGCCAAGATGATGCTAACTTATAAGCCCTGCGCACActgcgattcgttgcgatcgaactttcaaagaaattgcaatGACACTTGATATATATGAACATTTCAACCAATATAATTTTAGTAATCAGAATTCAGAATTGTGATGGGATTACTGAAATCATAATTCAGTCAAGTTCGAGCCTCCCTGTAggtataaaatcaaaatcaattccaaATCGGAATGAAGTCTCCATCGCATGCGACTTAAAGCCGAATTGGACTTAACTCCGAACACAGGGCTTACCGGaaagcaaaattattattatttttttattcctagcattatgccgaacttcaaataaaataactGTGCTCCTTGGAAATGTCTCCACATCTTTTCCAGACCTTCCATAAATTGACATGCCTCTGATAACTGTCCTCCTCATCGGGATACCACCCAGTCTTCCCTTTACCTCATCCCTTTGATGTGGAGGAAGGTTCATATCTAGGTTTGAACAAGGGCTGAATGTAAGATGATTGTGGCCGGGTGGCTGAGTCAACATGGACAAGGAGATTATCATAACATAAAAAGGGGGAGGGTAAGAGACCCGCGGAAGCTAAATCAAGATGATCGGTATACAGTTCCTTGATAATGATAGATGTCTACACAGTACGCAACGGTGACAACAGTAGAAAATTAGTAAAATCACTCTTAAAAGTACACCCACATCACCCCCACCACAACCATTCCCCCCTTTATCAATGCTTATGCGATCTGCAATCAGATCAAGGTTTCAGCACAAAATAGATATCTGCTGAAAAGGGTTTGAATTTAGACTTCACAAACGAAAtggttctgaaaaaaaaaaaaattccaagtACCAttaatttgcacatttttttttcgctcgGTCGCAACGATCACTcgcaaacaaaaaaacaaataggTTTTTTTGCAGGGGACAGTGGAGACGGGATGATAAAATAGATCAGCTGCATGGTCGGTAAAGTACCCTCCTGCTGCCCAAGATATAGGCCATTTCCATTGTATTGATATGACCAGTGTGTATTAATTACCCCAATCCAAAATCTCAAGCCCCCGGCAGAAGCCCCCACCAAAAGTTCTATTCTAGAACCTCGCTTAGGGCTTTGCACAATTTCGGGGGTTTATTTCCTAAATGTGACGATCTTTCAGACTTTTCTCCCCCTTTTAGGGGGTAGGGCATTCTATTGGTCATTTTTTAAGGAACCCCAACCTCCCCCAAGCTAGATATACCATTTCCCCAATGTGTTCTTCCTCCCCGACCCTTCCCCCTCCAACACCCCCACCCAACCACCAACCATTAGCCCATTTCTGCAACTGCATGCAGACGTCTGTGTGCATCCGGGTTTCGgcacaaacaaaatattaaggGTCTAAGTGCGACACTAAACACTTGGAGATCACGGGTCAGATGCATAGAAAGTAGAAATTGCTTTTGCTAAGCTCTTGCTTGGCTTTTGCTTGATTCtgtatgcataaaaatgagcgAGCAAATTATTTTGCTACATTAATCGCTGACTGACTGCTAGCAATTCCTGCCGTTAAGCTTTTGCTAAAGAGCGTATGCATACAGCCAGCATTTCGCTTGTGCGTTTAGGCACTCACTGGGGTTTTTTCAAGCTCTGTCGGAGCAGCTTGAGCGTTTGCTTGATCAGGGTATTCgcgtttttaaaaaaaatcatgtttttacaCTTGAGAGAGAACCCGAAGGTGTACCGTAACGCACATG contains:
- the LOC135157243 gene encoding neurogenic locus notch homolog protein 1-like; this encodes MFLECRKKLHPNGSMVQTIPKIIRVSSTEDSCPTRNDNSQTFGHRVCRFPDCDEDLCENGWCLETMKSYKCICFAGFQGPLCNEPAESLLTDEMMMTKTGETSTADLVTTDTPSRTTHLAESLESPSGCIEYLCENGWCLETMESYKCYCFAGFHGTHCNERTADNSSCQDIFGWYEGNLYCYFDERVNFSRALTNCRNINWKDQEDDHSPGFSDLVSIHSDGETNIILDLCKGKVSTIRP